The genomic region GGTGAGTGAAACCAGCTCTGCAGAGGCGTTAATGTCTTTTTTGACTTCCTGTTTTCTGTATCGACCAATGGCGTCAAAGTGCTCCAGACTGAATCCGAGCGGGTTAATGATGCTATGGCACGACATACAGGCGGACGGTTTCGTGATCTGGACGACCTTTTCGCGGGTTGTCATTCCTGCATGAAAATCGCCGTCTTTGAATTCTGTTGCCTGTGGTGGCGGCTTCAGGGAACGACCCAGCAGACGACGCGTGACGAACACGCCACGGTGGATCGGTGAACTCAGATTGTGGTAGGCGAAGTTGGCCATCAGGTACGGGTGCGTCAGGACGCCGGCCCGTTTGTCTTTATCGAGAGATACCTTCTGGAATGATTCTCCTTCCGGCATCTCAACCTGGTACACTTTGGCCAGTCGCGAATTCATGTAAACGTAATCGGCCAGCAGCAACTGACGATAGTCGGACGATCCGTTCCAGACGACGTCGTCGATGAACATATCCAGCGAAGTTCGCAGATCGGCGACCACCTGATCGTCGAATTCCGGGAAGAGCGCTTTATCTTTCGCCAGCTCTTCTTTTTCATCCAGCTGTAACCAGTGGTGGAAAAAGTATCGCAGTTTGGCCTGGGCCCGGGGATCATTCAGCATGCGTTCGGCCTGCTGGGCAATCTGTTCCGGCTTGTTAAGGCGTCCCGCTTTGGCGGCATCATACAGCTGGCGATCCGGCATGGAATCCCACAACCCGTACGAGAGACGGGATGCGATTGTGAAATCGTCCGGCTGTGCGAATTCGCGGTCGGTATACAGGAAGCGGGGAGACTTCAGAATCAGCAGGAGGGATCGCTTGGCTGCCAGCTCAGTTTCCAGTTCAGGCTGAAAATGCTGATCTACGAAAAACGTTTTCTGCTCTGTTGTCAAAGGCCGGCGAAAAGCGAGCTCGGCAAAGCGATGACAGAACTTCTGGACTTTATCCCGGCGGTCTTTGGCCTCGGGTTTGGTTCCGGCCAGACGATCCAGGTGTTTGATCACCCCCGTCATGATTTCCAGGGCCGCAGACGTCGTTGCGTCATCCCAGGACTTGGAGACGGCTACCCCGCGTTCATACCCGGAAACACTGTCATCCGGTGGGAACTCAGTCGAAACAATAAAGGTTCCCGGAACCTGTTGCGGGACGAGGTGCCGTTGTGGAATCACTTCCTGAGCCTTATGCGGCGGTTTCCACTCCAGGCTGATGGAAGAAGACTTATCTTTGTATTTGAAAACGTGCAGGCGGAGCGTATAAGGGCGACCACCCAGCAGGCGGATCGTCGCTTTATGTTCCTTGGCCCGTCCCTGAGAGCTGACCCATTCATCAATGATCGGTTCCTGCTCATTGACCCAGAGCCGTGCCCCGTTCTCGGTTTTGATGATGAATTCGTAGTCGCCGGTCTCTTCCACGTAGACCGAACCCTCCCATTTCATGGAGAACTCTTCGGCGTTCTTGATTTTCTCGTGGGGGGCCTTATCTCCAAACTGGAAGCTGACAACGGGATCGATGCGTTTTTCAACCCGTTTGTCCCCTTTGAAATTCCGGGTAGAAAAATACTCGGCCCGCAGACCGTTCTCTTTATTCGTGACACGTGCATTTCCGAGGAAATGAGACATCAGGTCGGCGGTCGTATAGAGGTACTGGCGGACCGTCATGTGCGAGAGCTGAATCCGGGAGGCCTGGCTCTGGTCCTGCTCATCCGGGGAAAAGAAGCGGTCAAACACATACTGAGCGACCTGCTTCGCATCCTCACCCTCACAGAGCTCCGGATCTTCTTCCGGCATGGTCTCTTCAATAAGCATGGTCAGTTCAGCCAGGCTCTTCTGCCCCTGAAACGGATTGGCTTTTTCCGTGA from Gimesia sp. harbors:
- a CDS encoding DUF1592 domain-containing protein yields the protein MMIIPQYRRFPVSAITLLICGMFLSSADAADKKTVTGAQIYQKLCIECHAKNGQGVTEKANPFQGQKSLAELTMLIEETMPEEDPELCEGEDAKQVAQYVFDRFFSPDEQDQSQASRIQLSHMTVRQYLYTTADLMSHFLGNARVTNKENGLRAEYFSTRNFKGDKRVEKRIDPVVSFQFGDKAPHEKIKNAEEFSMKWEGSVYVEETGDYEFIIKTENGARLWVNEQEPIIDEWVSSQGRAKEHKATIRLLGGRPYTLRLHVFKYKDKSSSISLEWKPPHKAQEVIPQRHLVPQQVPGTFIVSTEFPPDDSVSGYERGVAVSKSWDDATTSAALEIMTGVIKHLDRLAGTKPEAKDRRDKVQKFCHRFAELAFRRPLTTEQKTFFVDQHFQPELETELAAKRSLLLILKSPRFLYTDREFAQPDDFTIASRLSYGLWDSMPDRQLYDAAKAGRLNKPEQIAQQAERMLNDPRAQAKLRYFFHHWLQLDEKEELAKDKALFPEFDDQVVADLRTSLDMFIDDVVWNGSSDYRQLLLADYVYMNSRLAKVYQVEMPEGESFQKVSLDKDKRAGVLTHPYLMANFAYHNLSSPIHRGVFVTRRLLGRSLKPPPQATEFKDGDFHAGMTTREKVVQITKPSACMSCHSIINPLGFSLEHFDAIGRYRKQEVKKDINASAELVSLTGDTVRFNGARDLAEYISQDQNAHAAFVDQLFHQAVKQPINAYGEKIRDDLTTRFEKSGYNIQQLLVEIMKVAALHQPQS